A window of the Acidimicrobiales bacterium genome harbors these coding sequences:
- a CDS encoding class I adenylate-forming enzyme family protein, with translation MAPPAPPAPDKTRDRQAGLSWADGGAASDPAGLTVGAVLRSAAADAPTAEAFVVHDNGERRVWTFASLLDDASGLARWLVSKGLAGAPVALWAPNSADVVLAQMGIALAGSVLVPINPNLRPDEVEHVLRVSGAELALVADDYRGEDLASIVRSVAPGLDHVELDGTGRALLDLANSTPWTELIEPDPDSLAQLQFTSGTTGPAKGVRITHRAMALTGRVFADRLGLRADSTFLNPMPLFHTAGNVLGVMAGLTVRARHVTLPFTPEATLDAIDEEHPTVVSLAPTLLHMVMSHQRFADTDVDSVETVFTGGSTMAATAMADVEHRFGAPLVITFGMTETSGTALMTAPDDPDEIRHTTVGRPIALTEIKIVDANGATVPIGEPGELCVRGPRVTNGYFGDAAATASTIDSEGWLRTGDEAVMDPNQYFRITGRLKDMIKTGGENLSPVEVEDVLVAHPTVDAVAVIGAPDPRWGEIVMAIIVPTAGAEIDTDQLEALCRERLATFKIPRRWAIIDDLPRTPSGKVQRAILRDQLAEPQR, from the coding sequence ATGGCTCCGCCCGCACCTCCTGCTCCAGACAAGACGCGAGATCGCCAGGCGGGTTTGTCCTGGGCCGACGGAGGAGCGGCTTCGGACCCAGCCGGCCTGACCGTCGGTGCCGTCCTTCGGAGCGCGGCCGCCGACGCTCCGACCGCCGAGGCGTTCGTCGTGCACGACAACGGCGAACGTCGCGTGTGGACCTTCGCCTCGCTCCTCGACGATGCCTCCGGGCTTGCCCGATGGCTGGTCTCGAAGGGGCTCGCCGGTGCTCCCGTCGCGCTGTGGGCACCCAACAGTGCCGATGTCGTCCTCGCGCAAATGGGCATCGCGCTCGCTGGCTCGGTCCTCGTGCCCATCAACCCCAACCTCCGCCCCGACGAAGTCGAGCACGTCCTGCGAGTGTCGGGTGCCGAACTCGCGCTCGTTGCCGACGACTACCGGGGCGAGGATCTCGCAAGCATCGTCCGATCCGTCGCTCCTGGCCTTGATCACGTCGAGCTCGACGGCACGGGTCGAGCACTCCTCGACCTTGCCAACAGCACCCCCTGGACCGAACTCATCGAACCCGACCCGGACTCGCTCGCACAACTCCAGTTCACCTCCGGCACGACCGGGCCCGCCAAGGGTGTCCGCATCACTCACCGAGCCATGGCCCTCACCGGCCGGGTGTTCGCCGACCGGCTCGGCCTTCGAGCCGACTCGACCTTCCTCAACCCGATGCCCCTGTTCCACACCGCAGGCAACGTGCTCGGTGTCATGGCCGGCCTGACCGTGCGAGCACGCCATGTCACGCTTCCGTTCACGCCCGAGGCAACCCTCGACGCGATTGACGAGGAACACCCGACCGTCGTCTCTCTCGCACCCACGCTCCTCCACATGGTGATGTCGCACCAGCGCTTCGCCGACACCGACGTCGACAGCGTCGAGACGGTGTTCACCGGCGGCTCCACGATGGCCGCCACCGCCATGGCCGACGTCGAGCACCGCTTCGGTGCCCCACTCGTCATCACCTTCGGCATGACCGAAACCAGCGGCACCGCGCTCATGACCGCACCCGACGACCCGGACGAGATCCGCCACACCACCGTCGGCCGGCCGATTGCCCTCACCGAAATCAAGATCGTCGATGCCAACGGTGCGACGGTACCGATCGGCGAACCCGGCGAACTCTGCGTACGCGGCCCCCGAGTCACCAACGGCTACTTCGGCGACGCTGCTGCCACGGCGTCGACGATCGACAGCGAGGGCTGGCTCCGCACCGGCGACGAAGCGGTCATGGACCCGAACCAGTACTTCCGGATCACCGGCCGACTCAAGGACATGATCAAGACCGGGGGCGAGAACCTCTCCCCCGTCGAGGTCGAAGACGTCCTCGTCGCCCACCCCACCGTCGACGCCGTCGCCGTCATCGGCGCACCCGATCCCCGCTGGGGCGAGATCGTGATGGCCATCATCGTCCCTACCGCCGGGGCCGAGATCGACACCGACCAGCTCGAAGCCCTTTGCCGTGAGCGACTTGCCACCTTCAAGATCCCCCGCCGGTGGGCCATCATCGATGACCTGCCACGGACGCCGTCCGGCAAGGTGCAGCGAGCGATCCTCCGGGACCAACTCGCCGAGCCGCAACGATGA
- a CDS encoding TauD/TfdA family dioxygenase, translating into MTITDAADQARNYFLRPAIGIPDTPIDAPAAWRGPDLLAHPDRWLVELSESFVGQLGDTADRLIADGVDLADVTRDRFGLPGHEAMIEECRATLTSGTGVVCLRGLPVREWGDEKTAVAYWGLGHHLGLPGAQNPDRELLGHVKDYGEASTSPLVRLYRTTGDIAFHCDAADVVGLLCLRAAQEGGQSRISSSVAVFNEFLRHDPDLVSELFEPFAIDRRDEQRPGQSPTFSIAPCAWDGEVLRTFWHSDYMRSAERHDGVEISDRRRRAIALYDKLADSEALRFDMWLEEGDIQLISNHTVIHSRTGYVDHVDPDERRHLLRLWLSLS; encoded by the coding sequence GTGACGATCACCGATGCCGCCGACCAGGCTCGCAACTACTTCCTGCGTCCAGCGATCGGCATCCCGGACACGCCGATCGACGCTCCCGCGGCATGGCGTGGTCCCGACCTGCTGGCACATCCTGATCGCTGGCTCGTGGAGCTGTCGGAGTCGTTCGTCGGTCAGCTCGGTGACACGGCCGACCGCTTGATCGCTGACGGCGTCGACCTGGCGGACGTGACCCGCGATCGATTCGGCCTCCCGGGCCACGAAGCGATGATCGAGGAATGTCGAGCCACCCTGACGTCGGGGACGGGTGTGGTCTGCCTGCGCGGGCTTCCCGTGCGGGAGTGGGGTGACGAAAAGACGGCTGTGGCGTACTGGGGCCTCGGGCATCACCTTGGTTTGCCCGGTGCACAGAACCCCGACCGCGAACTCCTCGGCCATGTGAAGGACTACGGGGAAGCGTCGACCTCGCCGCTCGTGCGCCTCTATCGCACGACCGGTGACATCGCGTTCCACTGCGACGCTGCCGACGTCGTGGGTCTGCTCTGTCTTCGTGCCGCTCAGGAAGGCGGCCAGAGCCGGATCTCGAGCTCGGTCGCCGTCTTCAACGAATTCCTCCGGCATGACCCCGACCTGGTGAGCGAGTTGTTCGAACCGTTCGCGATCGATCGGCGCGACGAGCAGCGGCCAGGTCAATCACCCACATTCTCCATCGCTCCGTGTGCGTGGGACGGTGAGGTGCTGCGGACCTTCTGGCACAGCGACTACATGCGCAGCGCGGAGCGACACGATGGCGTCGAGATCAGCGATCGACGGCGACGTGCGATCGCGCTCTACGACAAGTTGGCAGACTCCGAAGCGCTGCGCTTCGACATGTGGCTCGAGGAGGGCGACATTCAGCTCATCTCGAACCACACGGTCATCCATTCACGGACCGGCTACGTCGATCATGTCGATCCTGACGAGCGCCGGCACCTGTTGCGACTCTGGCTTTCGCTCAGCTGA
- a CDS encoding helix-turn-helix domain-containing protein gives MELRVLTDSAAVEVALDPIRSAILDALTEPASAATVATAVGLTRQKANYHLKALEAHGLIELAEERKWGGITERLFRRVGHRLVVDPDVLATAPIDPADVADRLSAAYLIAVNARNVTEVGALNERASATSRLPTLTVDTVVGFRSAEDRASFAAELQTALTSLVARYHHDDGRPHRLTVSSYPRPEEPK, from the coding sequence GTGGAACTTCGTGTACTCACCGACTCCGCTGCCGTCGAGGTGGCGCTCGACCCAATCCGTTCGGCGATTCTCGATGCGCTGACCGAGCCAGCGTCGGCAGCAACCGTTGCGACTGCGGTGGGCCTCACCCGGCAGAAGGCGAACTATCACCTGAAGGCACTCGAGGCGCACGGTCTGATCGAGTTGGCCGAGGAGCGGAAATGGGGCGGCATCACCGAGCGGCTCTTTCGGCGTGTCGGCCATCGGCTGGTCGTCGACCCCGACGTCTTGGCGACTGCGCCGATCGATCCCGCTGACGTGGCCGACCGACTCTCGGCGGCGTATCTGATCGCCGTGAACGCCAGAAACGTGACGGAAGTCGGAGCGCTGAACGAGCGGGCGTCCGCCACCTCCAGGCTCCCGACCCTGACGGTCGACACCGTCGTCGGCTTCCGATCCGCCGAAGATCGAGCGTCGTTCGCGGCCGAACTACAAACCGCACTCACGTCGCTCGTCGCCCGCTACCACCACGACGACGGTCGGCCCCACCGCCTGACCGTCTCGTCCTACCCCCGACCGGAGGAACCCAAATGA
- a CDS encoding SRPBCC domain-containing protein, with protein sequence MSNPESTGRHEHRMARTYEVPATPEQVWEAIATADGMTAWMVPATIDPRVGGEVTFDLGDYTSVGTVTEFSPPHRLAYAEPWPVADNMPTANRDLSQLSPLATEFLVESTSGGSCIIRVVTSGYGAGDEWEHEFFSEMEEGWGALLDNLAVHLGRPVLR encoded by the coding sequence ATGAGCAACCCCGAATCGACCGGCCGCCATGAACACCGGATGGCGCGCACCTACGAGGTGCCGGCCACTCCCGAACAGGTATGGGAGGCCATCGCAACGGCTGACGGCATGACCGCGTGGATGGTGCCTGCGACGATCGATCCACGGGTCGGCGGCGAGGTGACCTTCGATCTCGGCGACTACACCTCCGTCGGCACGGTCACCGAGTTCTCGCCACCACATCGCCTCGCCTACGCCGAGCCATGGCCGGTTGCCGACAACATGCCGACCGCCAACCGCGACCTGTCGCAGCTCTCGCCACTCGCAACCGAGTTCCTCGTCGAGTCGACATCGGGTGGCAGCTGCATCATCCGCGTGGTCACCAGCGGCTACGGCGCTGGGGACGAATGGGAGCACGAGTTCTTCAGCGAGATGGAGGAAGGTTGGGGAGCACTCCTGGACAACCTCGCCGTACACCTCGGGCGGCCGGTGTTGCGGTGA
- a CDS encoding response regulator transcription factor yields the protein MRLLIVEDETGIAEALRRGFNADGFAVDVAPDGLIGLELARANEYAAILLDVMLPGLNGYRVCATLRAEGSTTPILMLTAKDGEFDEVEGLDTGADDYVRKPFRYPVLLSRVRALIRRSASSSVRETDLEVGDLRLSPLGRRVWRGDSEIELSPRAFAVLEYLMTQHGLVVTKTQLLDEVWDTDFGGDPNIVEVYVSRLRAAIDTPYGRRSIETVRGVGYRIVDDSQKR from the coding sequence GTGCGTCTACTCATCGTCGAGGACGAGACCGGCATCGCCGAGGCCCTACGGCGCGGCTTCAACGCCGACGGTTTCGCCGTCGATGTCGCCCCCGACGGTCTGATCGGACTGGAACTGGCGCGAGCGAATGAGTACGCAGCCATCCTGCTCGACGTGATGCTCCCCGGGCTCAACGGCTACCGAGTCTGCGCGACGCTGCGGGCTGAAGGCTCAACGACTCCCATCTTGATGCTGACGGCAAAGGATGGCGAGTTCGACGAGGTCGAGGGTCTCGACACCGGAGCCGATGACTACGTGCGGAAGCCGTTTCGCTATCCGGTGTTGCTCTCGCGGGTGCGGGCGCTGATTCGACGGTCGGCGTCGAGTTCGGTTCGCGAGACCGACCTCGAAGTCGGCGACCTTCGACTCTCGCCGTTGGGTCGCCGCGTTTGGCGAGGCGACAGCGAGATCGAACTGTCACCGCGAGCTTTCGCCGTGCTCGAATACCTCATGACCCAACACGGGCTGGTCGTCACGAAGACCCAGCTTCTCGACGAGGTGTGGGACACCGACTTCGGCGGCGACCCCAACATCGTCGAGGTGTACGTGTCTCGTCTCCGTGCAGCGATCGACACCCCCTACGGTCGGCGCTCGATCGAGACGGTGCGGGGCGTCGGCTACCGAATCGTCGACGACTCGCAGAAGCGCTGA
- a CDS encoding HAMP domain-containing sensor histidine kinase — translation MRIRLTMISAIVTLIALTIGAVGLDRVLSTSLIDEVDRSITNRAIDVATSIDDTNELSNASFPVDFETFVGIVEFPDQPVLEIHNDANPDAAEILAALDGVETEQPIDASLPSLGQTSGNDNLRLVAADVETGDEIVVVARSLDGVDRTLATVRRIAAVAVPALAAAVALMVWIMAGRALEPVEAIRSEVDDIAGRDLSRRVPEPNATDEIGRLARTMNSMLGRLEAAQHRERRFSADVAHELRSPLTSITAQLDVGLAHADRTDWADMASDVRCEAERMQRLVDDLLSLARSEAGDRVGRPLVLVDVDDVVFDIVTTHRLSTTVEFDLSGVSGATARMAHDDAVRVIDNLLANASRHATHRVMCQLRTESDRVVLIVDDDGPGVPTDERDAVFERFVRLDNARSRDSGGTGLGLALVRELVHRHGGSVTLSDAPIGGARFRVELPAAS, via the coding sequence ATGCGGATTCGTCTGACCATGATCTCGGCGATCGTCACCCTGATCGCCTTGACAATCGGCGCCGTGGGCCTCGATCGTGTCCTGTCCACGAGCTTGATCGACGAGGTCGACCGAAGCATCACGAACCGAGCGATCGATGTTGCGACGAGCATCGACGACACGAACGAGCTGAGCAACGCCTCGTTTCCGGTCGACTTCGAGACCTTCGTCGGCATCGTCGAGTTCCCCGACCAACCCGTGCTCGAGATCCACAACGACGCCAACCCTGATGCGGCCGAGATCCTGGCGGCACTCGACGGTGTGGAAACCGAGCAACCCATCGATGCGTCGCTTCCATCGCTCGGGCAGACCAGCGGCAACGACAATCTTCGACTCGTTGCCGCTGACGTCGAGACGGGCGACGAGATCGTCGTCGTCGCACGTTCGCTGGACGGCGTCGACCGCACGCTGGCCACCGTGCGCCGCATCGCCGCCGTGGCCGTCCCGGCTCTCGCTGCCGCTGTTGCACTCATGGTCTGGATCATGGCTGGTCGAGCACTCGAGCCGGTCGAAGCGATCCGCTCGGAGGTCGACGACATCGCAGGACGAGACCTGTCACGGCGGGTTCCTGAGCCGAACGCCACTGACGAGATCGGGCGACTCGCTCGAACCATGAACTCAATGCTCGGACGTCTCGAGGCGGCACAACATCGAGAACGGAGATTCTCGGCCGATGTAGCGCACGAACTCCGGAGCCCGCTTACCTCGATCACCGCTCAGCTCGACGTTGGGCTGGCACACGCCGACCGGACCGATTGGGCCGACATGGCGAGCGACGTTCGATGCGAGGCCGAACGTATGCAACGACTCGTCGACGACCTGTTGTCGCTGGCTCGCTCCGAGGCCGGAGATCGGGTCGGCCGCCCACTGGTCCTCGTCGATGTCGATGACGTCGTCTTCGACATCGTGACCACCCATCGCCTTTCCACCACCGTCGAATTCGATCTCAGCGGTGTTTCGGGAGCAACCGCACGAATGGCGCACGACGACGCAGTCCGAGTGATCGACAACCTGCTGGCGAACGCGTCGCGCCACGCCACGCATCGCGTGATGTGTCAGCTTCGCACCGAGTCCGACCGAGTCGTGCTCATCGTCGATGACGACGGACCTGGTGTGCCGACCGACGAACGAGACGCCGTGTTCGAACGATTCGTCAGGCTGGACAACGCCCGATCGCGCGACTCTGGCGGCACCGGACTCGGCCTGGCCCTGGTACGTGAACTCGTGCATCGTCACGGTGGGTCGGTCACGCTGAGCGACGCCCCCATCGGCGGCGCCCGCTTTCGCGTCGAGCTGCCTGCTGCGTCTTGA
- a CDS encoding trypsin-like serine protease, producing MKKHLIIPTLAALAAAPVTFLATSSTADAIVGGTDIGIDQVPWQVSLQDAQGHFCGGSILDATTIITAAHCLDGISAGELRIVAGTADLRDDTFAQSVGAASMIAYPGYASTELGDVAVITLSTPLALGVGAQPITPATADELATATTAVVSGWGATSEDDEAEHARLQMATVPLVSDAACAASVGNDAFSEVCAGGTGTDSCYGDSGGPLVITTADGPRLAGIVSWGEACGGSTPGVYTELPAFADFVTSSSTGTPLPGPDADPDPEPVSENPSTPDAPMSSVDDTNDRWADGEDSWDAADSWLEDEGDPASGVWEDDADGWNDDAWTDEADSWDDGSWNDEAWMDEADSWDDSGWNDDCGEWEDTWEVEVRWDHEYSD from the coding sequence ATGAAGAAGCACCTCATCATCCCCACTCTCGCAGCACTCGCAGCTGCGCCCGTCACCTTTCTCGCGACGTCGTCGACCGCCGACGCGATCGTCGGTGGCACCGACATCGGCATCGACCAGGTGCCGTGGCAGGTCTCGCTCCAAGACGCACAGGGGCACTTTTGTGGTGGCAGCATCCTGGACGCCACGACGATCATCACCGCCGCCCACTGCCTCGACGGCATCTCGGCCGGCGAGCTGCGGATCGTCGCAGGAACCGCCGACCTCCGGGACGACACCTTCGCACAGAGCGTCGGGGCTGCATCGATGATCGCCTACCCGGGCTACGCCTCGACCGAACTCGGGGACGTAGCGGTGATCACCCTGAGCACGCCGCTGGCGTTGGGTGTTGGCGCGCAGCCGATCACCCCGGCGACCGCTGACGAGCTGGCGACGGCAACGACCGCCGTGGTGAGCGGATGGGGGGCGACCTCGGAAGACGACGAAGCCGAACACGCCAGGCTCCAAATGGCGACCGTCCCGTTGGTGTCGGATGCCGCCTGCGCAGCAAGCGTCGGCAACGACGCCTTCAGCGAGGTGTGCGCCGGCGGAACGGGAACGGATTCGTGCTACGGCGATTCAGGCGGACCGTTGGTCATCACCACCGCCGATGGTCCGCGACTCGCCGGCATCGTGAGCTGGGGCGAAGCCTGTGGAGGGTCGACACCCGGTGTGTACACCGAGCTTCCGGCCTTCGCCGACTTCGTCACTTCGAGCAGCACCGGCACGCCGTTGCCGGGCCCTGATGCAGACCCAGACCCGGAGCCGGTGTCCGAGAACCCATCGACACCCGATGCACCGATGTCATCGGTCGACGACACGAACGACCGCTGGGCTGACGGGGAGGACAGCTGGGACGCTGCCGACTCCTGGCTCGAGGACGAGGGCGACCCGGCGAGCGGCGTCTGGGAGGACGACGCCGATGGCTGGAATGACGACGCCTGGACCGACGAGGCCGACTCGTGGGACGACGGCAGCTGGAACGACGAGGCCTGGATGGACGAGGCTGACTCGTGGGACGACAGCGGCTGGAACGACGACTGCGGTGAATGGGAGGACACGTGGGAAGTGGAGGTGCGCTGGGACCACGAGTACTCGGACTAA